In Leucobacter insecticola, one DNA window encodes the following:
- the hutU gene encoding urocanate hydratase, protein MALPGARPVRAPRGTEISAKSWQTEAPLRMLMNNLDPEVAERPDDLVVYGGTGRAARSWEAYDAIVDTLRDLEEDETLLVQSGKPVGVFRTNVWAPRVLLANSNLVGDWATWPEFRKLEAEGLMMYGQMTAGSWIYIGTQGILQGTFETFAAIGRKLAGLPGAADKGLDGTLAGTITLTGGCGGMGGAQPLAVTLNNGACLIVDVDKTRLDRRAGKRYLDEVVTDLDEALAKVQQAKTERRGWSVGLVGNAAEIFPEILRRQLAGEINIDIVTDQTSAHDPLSYLPVGYTVAEWQDRAAQDPETFTRDAQSSMAAHVKAMVEFQDAGSEVFDYGNSIRDEARKGGYARAFEFPGFVPAYIRPLFCEGLGPFRWAALSGDPEDIRVTDEAILELFPENDHLRRWIRAAQERVEYEGLPARICWLGYGERAKAAVRFNELVAEGKLKAPIVIGRDHLDSGSVASPYRETEAMADGSDAIADWPLLNALTAASSGATWVSLHHGGGVGIGRSIHSGQVSVADGTPLAAEKLQRLLTNDPGMGVIRHVDAGYQRAADVARDRGVRVPMDPVIRNTDTAW, encoded by the coding sequence ATGGCCCTCCCCGGCGCCCGCCCCGTCCGTGCCCCCCGCGGCACCGAAATCTCAGCGAAGAGCTGGCAGACCGAAGCCCCGCTTCGCATGCTCATGAACAACCTCGACCCCGAAGTTGCCGAACGTCCCGACGATCTCGTGGTCTACGGCGGCACCGGACGCGCGGCGCGCAGCTGGGAGGCCTACGACGCCATCGTCGACACGCTGCGCGACCTCGAAGAGGACGAAACCCTGCTCGTACAGTCAGGCAAGCCCGTCGGCGTCTTCCGCACCAACGTCTGGGCGCCGCGCGTACTCCTCGCGAACTCCAACCTCGTAGGCGACTGGGCGACGTGGCCCGAGTTCCGCAAGCTCGAAGCCGAGGGCCTCATGATGTACGGGCAGATGACCGCGGGATCGTGGATCTACATCGGCACTCAGGGGATCCTGCAGGGCACCTTTGAGACCTTTGCCGCGATCGGCCGCAAGCTCGCGGGACTTCCCGGTGCCGCCGACAAGGGTCTCGACGGCACACTCGCCGGCACCATTACGCTGACCGGTGGTTGCGGCGGCATGGGTGGCGCCCAGCCCCTCGCAGTGACGCTGAATAACGGTGCCTGCCTCATCGTGGATGTCGACAAGACCCGCCTCGATCGCCGCGCGGGCAAGCGCTACCTCGACGAGGTCGTCACCGATCTCGACGAGGCCCTCGCCAAGGTCCAACAGGCCAAGACCGAGCGTCGAGGCTGGTCCGTCGGGCTCGTGGGCAACGCCGCCGAAATCTTCCCCGAGATCCTGCGCCGCCAACTCGCGGGCGAAATCAACATCGATATCGTCACCGACCAGACAAGCGCCCACGACCCTCTCAGCTATCTGCCCGTCGGCTACACGGTCGCGGAGTGGCAGGATCGCGCCGCACAGGATCCCGAAACTTTCACCCGCGACGCCCAGTCGTCGATGGCCGCGCACGTCAAGGCGATGGTGGAGTTCCAAGACGCAGGATCCGAGGTCTTCGACTACGGCAACTCGATCCGCGACGAAGCCCGCAAAGGCGGCTACGCCCGCGCCTTCGAGTTCCCCGGCTTTGTGCCCGCCTACATTCGGCCCCTGTTCTGCGAAGGTCTTGGGCCGTTCCGCTGGGCTGCACTCTCCGGCGATCCCGAAGACATCCGGGTTACCGATGAGGCAATCCTCGAGCTCTTCCCCGAAAATGACCACCTGCGCCGCTGGATCCGCGCCGCACAGGAGCGCGTCGAATACGAAGGCCTGCCTGCCCGCATCTGCTGGCTCGGCTATGGTGAACGCGCGAAGGCAGCCGTGCGATTCAATGAGCTTGTCGCCGAGGGCAAGCTCAAGGCGCCGATCGTCATCGGACGCGACCACCTCGATTCCGGATCCGTAGCCTCCCCCTACCGCGAGACCGAGGCGATGGCCGACGGGTCAGACGCGATCGCGGATTGGCCACTGCTCAACGCACTCACCGCCGCATCCTCGGGTGCAACCTGGGTCTCCCTGCACCACGGCGGCGGAGTCGGGATCGGCCGCTCTATCCACTCAGGGCAGGTCTCCGTGGCAGACGGGACCCCGCTCGCCGCGGAAAAACTGCAGCGGCTCCTCACGAACGATCCGGGTATGGGGGTGATCCGGCACGTGGATGCGGGATACCAACGGGCCGCCGATGTGGCTCGGGATCGTGGAGTGCGGGTTCCAATGGATCCCGTGATTCGGAACACTGATACAGCGTGGTAA
- a CDS encoding APC family permease, producing MSTHTTQESEIHDPGLSRRTLGVPSITLMIIAASAPLTVVAGGVTTSFAVTGSLGVPLGFLLIAVILTLFAVGYTAMGRFITNAGAFYAYVAQGLGRPLGVGGSLVALVSYNAMQVGIYGLFGFQISVFLEAKLGFASPWWVWVFLCIIVVAVLGVNRVDLSAKVLGVLVALEFIAVILFDIVSFTASPEGVSAAALNPNALFGPALGLILVFGVAAFMGFESGAIYGEEAKDPKRTVPRATYLAVAIIGLFYAFSAWAFSVGIGPSQIVQASQEAGPDLMFVFMTEQTSVIIADIMTILFITSLFAALQAFHNAVARYLYSLGREGVMPHAFSHTSKSGAPWAGSVAQTIIAIIIVAGFALTGDAFGAADAMFGELSFLYPVLTMFTWLTNTGAAGLVLLMALTAFAVIGFFRKRPGGLSAWTTVVAPFVAGVLLAGMFVMILGNFPLMLGQEEPDATTFVLPGMIIAAFVIGLAWAYVLRVKKPHLYSQIGHGTEPGAYGTELIGVVGVEETGAP from the coding sequence ATGAGCACTCACACAACTCAGGAATCCGAGATTCACGATCCTGGGCTCAGCAGGAGGACACTCGGCGTCCCCTCAATCACCCTCATGATCATTGCTGCCTCCGCGCCCCTCACCGTGGTGGCCGGCGGAGTCACCACTTCCTTCGCGGTAACGGGTTCCCTCGGAGTACCCCTCGGGTTCCTCCTCATTGCCGTGATCCTCACCCTGTTCGCGGTCGGCTACACCGCGATGGGCCGTTTCATCACCAACGCGGGCGCCTTCTACGCCTACGTGGCACAGGGCCTCGGCCGCCCCCTCGGCGTCGGCGGTTCGCTCGTCGCGCTCGTTTCCTACAACGCGATGCAGGTCGGGATCTACGGTCTCTTCGGGTTCCAGATTTCGGTGTTTCTCGAGGCGAAGCTTGGCTTCGCATCTCCGTGGTGGGTGTGGGTGTTTCTGTGCATCATCGTCGTTGCCGTCCTTGGTGTGAACCGCGTCGATCTCTCGGCGAAAGTGCTGGGCGTGCTCGTAGCGCTCGAGTTCATCGCGGTGATCCTGTTCGACATTGTTTCTTTCACTGCGTCTCCTGAGGGCGTATCTGCCGCAGCCCTCAACCCGAACGCACTGTTTGGCCCGGCGCTTGGCCTGATCCTGGTCTTCGGCGTCGCCGCGTTCATGGGCTTTGAGAGTGGTGCAATCTACGGCGAGGAGGCCAAGGATCCGAAGCGCACCGTGCCGCGAGCAACCTACCTCGCAGTTGCGATCATCGGGCTCTTCTACGCGTTCAGCGCGTGGGCATTCTCCGTCGGGATCGGCCCCTCCCAGATCGTGCAAGCCTCGCAGGAGGCCGGCCCAGACCTCATGTTTGTTTTCATGACCGAGCAGACCAGCGTGATCATCGCCGACATCATGACAATCCTCTTCATCACGAGCCTCTTCGCTGCGCTGCAGGCATTCCACAACGCCGTCGCCCGCTACCTCTATTCCCTCGGACGTGAGGGTGTGATGCCCCACGCCTTCAGTCACACCAGCAAGTCGGGTGCACCGTGGGCCGGCTCGGTCGCACAGACGATCATCGCGATTATTATCGTGGCAGGGTTCGCGCTCACAGGTGACGCCTTCGGCGCGGCAGACGCCATGTTCGGCGAGCTCTCGTTCCTCTACCCGGTTCTCACCATGTTTACGTGGCTCACGAACACCGGAGCCGCAGGTCTCGTTCTCTTGATGGCCCTCACGGCGTTCGCGGTCATCGGGTTCTTCCGGAAGCGCCCCGGCGGGCTGAGCGCCTGGACCACCGTCGTCGCCCCATTTGTCGCGGGGGTACTCCTTGCCGGCATGTTCGTCATGATCCTCGGCAACTTCCCCCTCATGCTCGGGCAAGAAGAACCGGATGCCACCACCTTCGTGCTCCCGGGAATGATCATCGCAGCCTTCGTTATTGGTCTGGCATGGGCGTACGTGCTCCGCGTCAAGAAGCCACACCTGTATTCCCAGATCGGCCACGGCACTGAACCTGGCGCGTATGGCACCGAGCTGATCGGGGTGGTTGGGGTCGAGGAAACCGGGGCGCCGTAG
- a CDS encoding MurR/RpiR family transcriptional regulator: MPNHMRESNPYIEGVRIAEDTVASRIRERMGDCTPSERKVARTLLAAYPVAGFETVAGLADLAEVSGATVVRFATRLGYSGFPDFQKALRGELEQRSASPTTLYERTSTNRVAPAGDLAVFVDSSVDDLRATFAGVSAHDFETTIELLANPKRRIWLVGGRYSLFLAEYLSASLQQLRSHVQMVPEMASLRGATMAGFDAKDVLVAFDFRRYESGTRNLVHHARTRKASVVVITDKWVSPCASDADAVLTSIASERGPFDSVVPVMALVEAIFETLVHRIGETARHRIEQIEQTVQQLDLI, from the coding sequence ATGCCGAATCACATGCGCGAGTCGAATCCGTACATTGAGGGCGTCAGAATTGCTGAGGACACCGTGGCCTCCAGGATCCGCGAACGCATGGGCGACTGCACGCCCTCCGAGCGCAAGGTAGCGCGCACTCTGCTCGCTGCGTACCCGGTCGCTGGATTCGAAACGGTCGCCGGTTTGGCCGACTTGGCCGAAGTGAGCGGGGCCACCGTTGTGCGGTTCGCGACGCGTCTCGGCTACAGCGGGTTCCCGGACTTTCAGAAAGCGCTTCGGGGTGAGCTTGAGCAGCGAAGTGCCTCACCTACGACACTGTATGAACGAACCAGTACGAACCGGGTAGCACCCGCAGGTGACCTGGCGGTGTTTGTTGACTCCTCTGTTGATGATTTGCGTGCGACCTTCGCAGGTGTCTCTGCGCATGATTTCGAGACCACGATTGAACTGCTTGCGAACCCCAAGCGTCGCATTTGGCTCGTTGGGGGTCGCTACAGCTTGTTTCTTGCGGAGTACCTCTCGGCGAGCCTGCAGCAGCTTCGTTCACACGTGCAGATGGTGCCAGAAATGGCGAGTCTGCGCGGCGCGACGATGGCCGGATTCGACGCGAAAGACGTGCTTGTTGCTTTCGATTTTAGGCGCTACGAGAGTGGCACCCGCAATCTGGTGCATCACGCACGAACTCGAAAAGCGAGTGTTGTAGTGATCACCGACAAGTGGGTTTCGCCTTGTGCCTCCGACGCTGATGCGGTACTCACTAGCATCGCTTCAGAGCGTGGCCCGTTTGACTCCGTGGTTCCGGTGATGGCGCTTGTCGAGGCGATTTTTGAGACCCTTGTGCACAGGATTGGTGAGACTGCCCGCCACCGCATAGAGCAAATTGAACAGACGGTGCAGCAGCTTGACCTGATCTGA
- a CDS encoding amino acid ABC transporter permease, with protein MTSHTLTHPILDDTDYTIANKKHPWRWVSGAIILFAFGMLAYSAATNPRFRWDIIGLYFRDTSIAQGIQITLLLTVVCMLLGIVLGIILAVMRLSVNPIVRGAAGFYVFAFRGTPVLVQLLLWYNLAALYPDITFGLPGVHLNANQIVTPLMAAILGLGLNEAAYMSEIVRAGILSVDPGQSEAAGALGLNRLQTMIKVVLPQAMRVIIPPTGNETIGMLKNTSLVSVLAVSELLYSTQVIYAKNFQVIPLLLVASIWYIIMTTVFTVGQSWLEKRFSRGSTRNVQVSWIDRIRKAMRTHDPVATGKVSSP; from the coding sequence ATGACTAGCCACACGCTCACGCACCCCATCCTTGACGATACCGATTACACGATCGCGAACAAGAAACACCCGTGGCGCTGGGTGTCCGGCGCTATCATCCTGTTCGCGTTCGGAATGCTGGCATACTCAGCCGCAACGAATCCACGGTTCCGCTGGGACATCATCGGCTTGTACTTCAGGGACACGTCTATCGCGCAGGGTATTCAGATCACCCTGCTGCTCACCGTTGTGTGCATGCTGCTCGGCATTGTGCTCGGGATCATCCTCGCGGTCATGCGCCTCTCGGTCAACCCAATCGTGCGGGGCGCGGCAGGCTTCTACGTGTTTGCGTTCCGGGGGACGCCGGTGCTCGTGCAGTTGCTGCTCTGGTACAACCTCGCAGCCCTGTACCCTGACATTACGTTTGGGCTCCCCGGTGTGCACCTGAACGCCAACCAGATTGTCACGCCCCTCATGGCGGCGATCCTTGGCCTCGGACTGAACGAGGCTGCATATATGTCGGAGATCGTGCGCGCCGGCATTCTCTCAGTGGATCCTGGCCAGTCTGAGGCCGCAGGTGCCCTGGGTCTGAACCGTCTGCAGACCATGATCAAGGTGGTGCTTCCGCAGGCGATGCGCGTCATCATCCCACCGACAGGCAATGAGACTATCGGCATGCTGAAGAACACATCGCTGGTGAGCGTGCTCGCTGTTTCCGAGTTACTCTATTCGACACAGGTCATCTACGCGAAAAACTTCCAAGTGATCCCGCTTCTGCTCGTTGCGAGTATCTGGTACATCATCATGACAACGGTGTTTACGGTGGGGCAGTCCTGGCTTGAAAAGCGATTCTCGCGCGGCTCGACCCGCAACGTGCAGGTGAGCTGGATCGATCGCATTCGCAAGGCGATGCGAACCCACGATCCCGTAGCGACCGGAAAGGTGAGCTCACCATGA
- a CDS encoding polymorphic toxin type 44 domain-containing protein, with amino-acid sequence MEGGKTILDKFATNAEWDMKPYLAEEFDYDLGYFYLRDEYGRIVRSDVFGNVVYGSMLAHWDVGLENALKGANMGSAPGVDAGVGDDDLDDRAVEFGYELYEKYPNGLTQDQYYEEIANANLSGT; translated from the coding sequence GTGGAGGGCGGCAAGACGATCCTCGACAAGTTCGCAACGAATGCGGAATGGGACATGAAACCCTACCTCGCTGAAGAGTTTGATTATGATTTGGGTTATTTCTATCTTCGTGACGAGTATGGCCGGATTGTGCGTTCGGATGTGTTTGGCAACGTGGTCTACGGGTCAATGCTGGCGCACTGGGACGTCGGTCTTGAAAACGCACTTAAGGGCGCAAATATGGGAAGTGCACCTGGTGTCGATGCCGGAGTAGGTGACGACGACCTGGATGACCGAGCTGTGGAATTCGGGTACGAGCTGTACGAGAAGTATCCAAATGGGCTTACTCAAGATCAGTACTACGAGGAGATCGCCAATGCGAACCTTAGCGGGACGTAA
- a CDS encoding TIGR04197 family type VII secretion effector, with protein sequence MSSGTIRSSTVGADAAVNELVGIDTSGYQDQQVAFGFTSDIVGMDAGRDVTNQMLQAVSQFCAAVLGQANKFPELAASIEKRDVADAERWSDSL encoded by the coding sequence ATGTCTTCGGGAACAATTCGCTCGAGTACTGTCGGTGCTGATGCCGCCGTCAATGAGCTTGTTGGCATTGACACTTCTGGGTACCAGGACCAGCAGGTCGCATTCGGTTTCACCAGTGACATCGTTGGGATGGACGCAGGTCGTGACGTCACCAACCAGATGCTTCAGGCCGTCAGCCAGTTTTGCGCTGCGGTGTTGGGGCAGGCGAACAAGTTCCCGGAACTTGCCGCCAGCATTGAGAAGCGTGACGTTGCAGATGCCGAGCGTTGGAGTGATTCATTATGA
- a CDS encoding ABC transporter substrate-binding protein has translation MRLITLGSAAIAASAAFTLALTGCTNASMDQADDATTPDSPKLPTETISQLDADPALEALLPERIRTAGTLNIATDPTYAPFEVYAADNKTVVGLDADLAESLGQLLGLEVTFVPSGFDNIIPGLSSGKYDMAMSAFSVTDERKQNADFVVYHQSGSGIAVPTGNPDKLSMDPMTLCGKIIGAEKGSTQGMEIMPEFNKQCEAAGKESIDIKLFPGTDKAITALSSGRVQGVVSGATGLGYQAKITGAFDLAEGGDYEPKPTGLVLPKGSDLTPAITAAMEKLVTEKPYHEAFQKWGINDSNEVAPEQVAVK, from the coding sequence ATGCGCCTCATCACACTCGGATCCGCCGCCATCGCTGCTTCCGCAGCCTTCACCCTCGCTCTCACAGGCTGCACGAATGCCTCGATGGACCAAGCAGACGACGCCACAACCCCGGACTCCCCAAAACTGCCGACAGAAACCATTTCACAGCTCGACGCCGACCCTGCGCTCGAAGCACTACTTCCTGAACGAATTCGGACGGCGGGCACGCTGAATATCGCCACTGATCCGACGTACGCGCCGTTCGAAGTGTACGCTGCCGACAACAAGACAGTGGTGGGTCTCGACGCCGACCTCGCCGAGTCACTCGGACAGCTGCTCGGACTCGAGGTCACCTTCGTGCCTTCCGGCTTCGATAACATCATCCCCGGTCTTAGCTCTGGAAAATATGACATGGCAATGTCAGCGTTCTCCGTCACCGACGAGCGCAAGCAGAATGCAGACTTTGTCGTGTACCACCAGTCAGGCAGCGGTATCGCTGTACCCACCGGCAATCCCGACAAGCTTTCAATGGATCCGATGACACTCTGTGGCAAGATTATCGGCGCAGAGAAGGGCAGCACACAGGGCATGGAGATCATGCCCGAGTTCAACAAGCAGTGTGAGGCGGCCGGCAAGGAATCGATCGACATCAAGCTTTTCCCCGGCACTGACAAGGCCATCACCGCGCTCTCCTCGGGACGCGTGCAGGGCGTTGTCTCGGGTGCCACTGGCCTCGGGTATCAGGCAAAGATCACCGGTGCGTTCGATCTCGCAGAGGGCGGAGACTACGAGCCGAAGCCGACCGGCCTGGTACTGCCCAAGGGCTCAGATCTGACCCCGGCGATCACCGCGGCGATGGAGAAGCTCGTGACCGAAAAGCCGTACCACGAAGCGTTCCAAAAGTGGGGCATCAACGATAGCAACGAAGTCGCCCCGGAGCAGGTCGCGGTGAAATAG
- a CDS encoding cyanophycinase → MSSFIRSRRRTLTVALAATLSLGTIATAPTPASAAPSQGHIVLIGGAIKPGDTPSEVIIQEVVDLAQAHAGAGNTPRIAILTAASSPAPSAEEAADGDTYDNASANGLYYKKWFEAHGAEVYPVPIDVNPTEDYPGDPYTAANAFDATVANMIRSSDAVYFGGGDQTRYVRSLLSCTAPDQSSADRFAYTTCTDTPAMTAIREVVESGGVTAGTSAGLTIQQGPDMISGGDPYQSWRDPAVAGWFDEDSPEASTLTYIPAGGLGFFTEGQLDSHFARRDRQPRLVKLSLETQHERGFGVEEKTALVVDRAARTGKVIGALGASMLDVSEATFDGKSAAGVRYSYFMTGSTIDFATGAITLAGTERTGVGSGPAPAVEPDIWKSYECDSNPYIFGTLSLAQSFVKSSTSRASGDSCDALAESPRFRTTFNRDERTRWSDDGSFVDIAMSIAEIPSFTAAASISGPTRLTEGDTASIAVSVTNTGGTSLTDFTINGAPTTATTVLPGSTAVFTFTHAVAEGPQTIRATVTASAVDTNGSDLNMTTDPQAVALELRGAAKLVDPDRPEKPGLEKPDSETQAKDLAPTSQTHQLAATGDPSPLAPLGLASLLMVAGAVALSGQLRVRTK, encoded by the coding sequence TTGTCTTCTTTCATACGCTCACGTCGCAGAACACTCACCGTCGCACTTGCCGCTACACTCAGCCTGGGCACAATTGCAACAGCTCCGACACCCGCAAGTGCGGCACCTTCCCAGGGCCACATTGTCCTCATCGGCGGTGCCATTAAGCCAGGCGACACCCCAAGTGAGGTAATCATTCAGGAGGTCGTCGACCTCGCGCAGGCCCACGCGGGTGCTGGCAACACACCGCGCATCGCGATCCTGACCGCTGCATCTTCCCCCGCCCCCAGCGCAGAAGAAGCGGCGGACGGTGACACCTACGACAACGCCAGCGCAAATGGGCTCTATTACAAGAAGTGGTTCGAGGCACACGGGGCGGAGGTGTACCCAGTGCCGATCGATGTCAACCCGACCGAGGATTACCCCGGAGACCCGTACACCGCCGCAAACGCATTCGACGCAACGGTGGCCAACATGATCCGAAGCTCTGATGCCGTGTACTTTGGTGGCGGTGATCAGACTCGCTACGTTCGTTCACTCCTGAGTTGCACTGCTCCGGATCAGAGCTCGGCAGACAGGTTCGCTTACACCACGTGCACTGACACTCCCGCAATGACGGCGATCCGCGAGGTTGTTGAAAGTGGCGGAGTGACCGCGGGCACGAGCGCGGGACTCACGATCCAGCAAGGTCCCGACATGATCTCGGGTGGGGATCCCTACCAGTCCTGGCGAGACCCGGCCGTCGCCGGGTGGTTTGACGAGGACAGCCCGGAGGCGTCAACGCTCACTTATATTCCCGCAGGAGGCCTCGGCTTCTTCACCGAGGGCCAGCTCGACTCGCACTTTGCCCGGCGCGATCGCCAGCCCAGGCTTGTAAAGCTCTCGCTCGAAACCCAACACGAACGAGGATTCGGAGTCGAAGAGAAGACAGCTCTGGTGGTTGACCGTGCAGCCCGCACCGGCAAGGTTATCGGTGCCCTCGGAGCCAGCATGCTCGACGTCTCAGAAGCGACCTTTGACGGCAAGAGCGCCGCGGGAGTGCGTTACTCCTACTTTATGACTGGATCCACGATCGACTTCGCGACCGGTGCCATCACACTTGCCGGCACCGAACGCACCGGCGTTGGCAGTGGTCCCGCGCCCGCTGTGGAACCAGACATCTGGAAGTCGTACGAGTGCGACTCAAACCCCTACATTTTCGGCACACTGAGCTTGGCACAGTCGTTCGTAAAATCGAGTACCTCACGAGCCTCCGGCGACAGCTGCGACGCCCTCGCCGAGTCGCCTCGATTCCGCACGACGTTCAATCGCGACGAACGCACGCGATGGAGTGACGATGGCAGTTTTGTAGACATCGCCATGTCGATCGCCGAAATCCCCTCGTTCACCGCTGCCGCCTCAATTTCGGGACCGACAAGGTTGACCGAAGGCGACACCGCCAGTATCGCCGTTTCGGTCACCAATACGGGAGGCACCTCTCTCACGGACTTCACTATCAACGGCGCTCCCACCACCGCCACGACAGTACTGCCTGGATCTACGGCGGTCTTTACCTTCACACACGCCGTAGCGGAGGGGCCACAGACCATTCGCGCGACAGTCACCGCGAGTGCAGTCGACACCAACGGCTCTGACCTGAACATGACTACCGATCCGCAAGCCGTAGCACTGGAGCTGCGAGGCGCTGCGAAGCTGGTCGATCCTGACCGTCCTGAGAAGCCTGGCCTGGAGAAACCAGATTCAGAGACCCAGGCCAAGGATCTCGCTCCCACGTCACAGACTCATCAACTAGCCGCCACGGGGGATCCTTCACCGCTGGCACCCTTGGGCCTCGCCTCATTACTCATGGTCGCCGGGGCGGTTGCGCTTTCGGGCCAACTGAGAGTGCGCACCAAATGA
- a CDS encoding M20/M25/M40 family metallo-hydrolase gives MVAIEMLRRAKAARQAYETDLSQLVSIDSGSHDSAGVNRVADWVQRRLETLGFEVERRTLDPAYGDLLVGRKRGSGSRRIVTFAHMDTVFERGDAAQRPFSVDADGMAHGPGVTDDKAGIVAGLHAAAHLIAAGADNFGELVLAFTPDEEIGSPVGGAALQKVAVGADAAFCLECARENGDLVVARKGAVDLEITIHGVAAHSGIEPERGAHAGLEAAHLTVFLQELSDPAQRLTVNVGMLRAGDRVNVVPDRATLNVEMRAVQKDVLDGALGRLRERAADPTVTGTRIDVCEVDYCAPMEESAAGNALAATSLQLAKQLGFEPGLAHTGGVSDANRVAALGVPTLDGLGPVGGGDHSPTEWLDLASVPPRVALLASLIHEASK, from the coding sequence ATGGTTGCGATTGAGATGCTGCGCCGGGCCAAAGCCGCCCGCCAAGCTTATGAAACAGATCTTTCGCAACTCGTGTCGATCGACTCGGGATCGCATGATTCCGCTGGAGTGAACCGTGTCGCCGACTGGGTGCAACGACGGCTCGAAACGCTGGGTTTCGAAGTAGAGCGTCGGACGCTGGATCCCGCCTACGGTGATCTGCTGGTGGGGCGCAAGCGGGGGAGCGGTTCGCGCCGCATCGTGACGTTCGCGCACATGGATACCGTGTTCGAGCGCGGCGATGCCGCCCAACGTCCGTTTTCGGTAGATGCCGATGGGATGGCGCACGGCCCCGGGGTAACCGACGACAAAGCGGGGATCGTGGCAGGCTTGCACGCAGCGGCTCACCTGATCGCGGCGGGAGCCGACAACTTTGGTGAACTCGTGCTTGCGTTCACTCCCGACGAGGAGATTGGCTCTCCGGTCGGCGGTGCCGCTCTGCAGAAGGTTGCGGTGGGGGCCGATGCGGCATTCTGTCTCGAATGTGCCCGTGAAAACGGAGATCTTGTTGTCGCTCGTAAAGGTGCAGTGGACCTCGAAATCACGATTCACGGTGTAGCTGCTCATTCGGGCATCGAACCAGAGCGCGGTGCGCATGCCGGACTTGAAGCAGCCCACCTCACCGTATTTCTGCAGGAGCTCTCCGACCCTGCACAGCGACTCACAGTGAATGTGGGGATGTTGCGCGCGGGTGATCGGGTCAATGTGGTTCCGGATCGTGCGACCCTGAATGTCGAGATGCGTGCAGTGCAGAAAGATGTGCTCGACGGCGCGCTTGGGCGGCTGCGAGAACGGGCCGCCGATCCTACGGTCACGGGAACCCGCATCGACGTGTGCGAAGTTGACTACTGCGCGCCGATGGAGGAAAGCGCGGCGGGAAACGCGCTCGCCGCAACCTCACTTCAGCTTGCGAAGCAACTCGGCTTTGAGCCTGGCCTTGCGCACACGGGGGGAGTCTCGGACGCGAATCGTGTGGCGGCTCTGGGGGTGCCGACGCTTGATGGGCTCGGACCCGTGGGTGGCGGAGATCACAGTCCCACCGAATGGCTCGACCTGGCCTCGGTACCTCCCCGGGTGGCTTTGCTCGCTTCGCTGATCCACGAAGCGAGCAAATAG
- a CDS encoding amino acid ABC transporter ATP-binding protein: MSEAKQNPMVRMKGVRKSFGSLEVLQGIDLDVARGEVVCLIGASGSGKSTLLRCINHLEQLNGGRIWVDNKVVGYDLRGKTLHEKSYNEICRDRTQTGMVFQHFNLFGHMTVLENITLAPRTVLKQKTSEVLPRAMALLEQVGLADKAKAYPRHLSGGQQQRVAIARALCMEPKLMLFDEPTSALDPELVGDVLKVMRDLANSGMTMVVVTHEMGFAREVADRVVFMHGGQIIEQGTPAEVLGDPQHERTRSFLSAVH; the protein is encoded by the coding sequence ATGAGTGAAGCTAAACAAAACCCCATGGTGCGCATGAAGGGTGTGCGGAAAAGCTTCGGATCCCTCGAAGTGCTCCAGGGAATCGACCTGGACGTGGCTCGGGGTGAAGTTGTGTGCCTCATTGGAGCTTCGGGATCCGGCAAGAGCACCCTGCTGCGCTGCATCAACCACCTCGAACAACTCAACGGTGGCCGGATCTGGGTCGATAACAAGGTCGTTGGCTACGATCTGCGCGGCAAGACCCTGCATGAAAAGAGTTACAACGAGATCTGCCGCGACCGCACGCAGACGGGTATGGTGTTTCAGCATTTCAACCTGTTTGGCCATATGACGGTGCTCGAAAACATCACGCTCGCGCCGCGCACCGTCTTGAAACAGAAAACCAGCGAGGTTCTCCCCCGCGCAATGGCGCTGCTCGAGCAAGTTGGCCTCGCGGACAAGGCGAAGGCCTACCCGCGCCACCTGTCGGGTGGACAACAGCAGCGGGTCGCCATCGCGCGTGCCCTCTGCATGGAACCTAAACTGATGCTGTTCGATGAGCCCACGAGCGCGCTCGACCCCGAACTCGTGGGTGATGTACTCAAGGTGATGCGCGACCTCGCAAACTCCGGCATGACCATGGTTGTTGTGACCCATGAGATGGGCTTTGCGCGTGAGGTCGCGGATCGTGTGGTCTTTATGCACGGTGGTCAGATCATCGAGCAGGGCACCCCCGCAGAGGTGCTCGGCGATCCACAACACGAGCGCACCCGGTCGTTCCTCTCGGCGGTGCACTGA